The sequence ATGAAAGTCCAAATGAGCGTGTAaatggacctaataatttagaacaCCATCTAGAAAAGCACCGGTCATGCCATATGTCAAACTGCTCACCCACAGAATATGATAACCAAGCACCATTCTGGATGTGCAAAGGACATTCTGAAGTAAATGTCTACTCCAGGTGAACCCTACATAAACTAACAAGCCTTTTCTCACTCAATTGAGCCATTGCAGCAAATTTGCCATGATACATCCACATTTTCTATAAGAATCTTTGTCACTAGAAGGAAGACTAGGCCTAGTTATGAATGTTACACAGATATAGGCAcaatggtttatatatatagagagagggagagggagagggagagggagagggagaggaagggggggggagagagagagagagaagatacAGGGACATTTaggtaaaaataataaatcaaattATTTTTAAGTATCTAAAAATGAAACTATTAAAACATGATATTTGTTACACTCCTAGAACTTTAACATAAGATTAAAAAGTGTTGTTATTTGCTAACACATTAGAGATTTGACTAATTCATAATATCAGACTTGATTTCAGAACTTCCAGTGATTATGACTTCTTTGATATGCCTATTGAAAGGTATACACTGCTAAACTGAAGTTGCTTCCACAGAGACTCAAAGTGTCACAAGTATTTTGTAGGTTCAACTCCACCAATCTTGGAAATCTACAATCAAAGAACCTATAAGTATGTAATGTGCCTCATGCGCATCCAACTAACTGTTTTGACATAGAAGTTCTTGAGATAGATGCAAGAGTCCACATGACACAGTCAAATATAATCAAATATAAGTGAAGAACCTAAAGTTCCTATGCCATGGGAATCTGCCATCACCAGAAAAGATGTTAAGGCCGCTCCTATATAACTATTCCTAATGTTCTGAATGACAAGATATAGCTACAAGAAAAGACGAAAATAGAAGTTCTTGAGATAGATGCGAGAGTCCAGGCAACACTgtcaaatataataaaatttaagTGAAGAACCTAAAGTTCCTAAGCCATGGTAATCTGCCATCACCAGAAGAGATGTTAAGGCCCCTCCTATATCACAAGAACATGTTATACCAGCAAATTCCATCTATTTCAGAAGTAACCGCTGCCATAGTATTGAATAATAGAAAATCTcaagaatcatcaaaaaggcATCATAGTAGATGTCAAATTGGTAAGCCATATTACAGACTCAAGTAAGAACTTAAATGTATAGTAGCAATTGTCAAAAATTCAACACAATCTAAGTCATATGGCACAAGAAATAGTAACAGTTATTGGAAGAGGTTAAGCCAAGTTATCAGCCAATCTAAGCTTGTATAACCATCCAGAATGACACATAACACTGCAAGTGCAACAATCATACAAAACAAGATTTTTGGCCTAGGGCTAAATATATGGCAAGTACCAAATATTTTGCAGACTAGATGGTGGTACAATGAATGGAACACTCGAGATATGAGAACATACATATGTTTGAGCCAGTAAATAACCCAAGTTTACAGCTTTTACCTATTCTTTGGCCTATGTGAAGGGTTTAGATGATTATATAACATATGGCAGATCAGAAAGGATTACTTAAGCAAAGTTTTACAAGTAAGGAGTTATCATAACCATGCCTGAAGAAAAATGTATAAATTATCACGAACCCACCATGCAAGATAGCTAAAGAGGACTCTTTATAGTTTAGGTCTAAGTGAGAGGAACACAAGCAAAAAGTCACAGATAAAGCATATGAAGTTGTATGATGTCTAGGCCTaagagaaaagaggagagaaCATGCAGTATTAGAATAAGTATGATTCATGAAGCTATCTGAAAGTCTCCATAATAAAATCACTGTGCCAATAAGTAAGTGTTTTTTCCTCAAGATACCACTAGATATGTGTCTTTATATGTGTCCAATAATTGCTACTAAACAGAAGAAAAGAACTTATTCTCATTATTTGTTAGTTTATGTTCAGCCTGGCTTTAGAGATATATAAACATTGACGGCTAGCACCCAAATCTTGAGAATTTGATTAATCAGTAGATACATGAGATCCAGGATTCTACAAATGTACCactgttcaagtattgcaatgcaTTCATTAATGCATGCCAACATGTATGGTTATTGCTAAGTCAACATACAAGGATTCTAGATATCAGCATGGAAATCAAGACAAGAAGATGCTTATTGATTAACTTAttatgaagaaagaaagagaagtatTTCATATTATGATTTTGTTTATCAACCAGCTGTTCTCTGTCAACTATTAACGATTATTCTCAGTGAGACCACCAGTGATAGTGGCATAAGAAGTAAAAagcatttgataatgattttaatAACAATATAACAAGAGAGCTAATTACATCATCAGTATGAAATAGTTTTAAGAGCTCATGTAATTAATGAAAATTATACCTTGATGTTTTTAAACACTCTTTTGTTATCTGGGTCAACAATAATGTTATAGATTGCATCTGGGGGTAATCCAACCTTGAACTTCACGTGCAACTTGCAAAGAGAGCCTTTTGGTACGCTAACCTGCATGGAATATGCATGGGATTCAGAAACTAAAAATTTCTATATCATTTTGATATAACTAAGGTATTACTCTCTTAATAGACAtccttcttcacaaactctataAAATTGGATAAGTATATTCCTTGATCCATACACAAGTATGTTTATCTTTATGAATAGGTCTTTATTctggttatttatttatacaaaAACAATGAAATGAAGAATTAGGTTCCATATTTCTTCTTATAATAAAAAAGTATACCACGATTTACAAAGACCAAAAGCATGAGAGATGAAAAAATTCATCAGAGAATTACTGTTCTTAGCACCTTGATTTCTGGTGGTGGATCAATCCATTTAGGATTTTCTCTCCAAGCTTCTAGTTGCTTGTCCAAGTTAACGTCCAAAGCAGTACATGGTTCTTTCTCAGTAAGCATCAGAGGTTTTGCAATGTCAAATTTCTGTTCATTCTTACTGATGTGCTTGAGATGTGTCTGTAAATAAGAAAAAGTAAGTTATCTTGTTAGCATGAACCAACCATAATATTTTAAGAATCCTATGGGACTGACCTTCAGacagttttgaattttctgaggcATCTGCACAAAAAAATCAAATGCTGGATTAAGGGTTGATTTGCGCCCTTCTCTTTTGCCAGCATGGTTGTCAAAGCTTGTTCCCACTTTATTATCATCCATCAAGGCCTGCAGTAGACCATGACTTGTCAAAAACCAGAAAACATTCAAAATGAGTTGTTCAAGAATTATACTACCCTCTGAAATAGTATCATGCATCTTAGTATACGAGCcaaaccaaaagaaaaacaCTCTGAAGAGAATAAAATTGAATCTAAGATTGGAAATGTAATAATTCATGTTAAATGTCTATATCTGGTTTTTACTAATTGAGCAATTTGGATTATTGTTTGACTGTCATAAAAACAGTCTACTATGAAGGAGTTACTTATAAGAACAATTGCTATAGTCCAAACCACCAGGTTTTCTGTATCCGAAAATGATACAGGTAAGATAAGGAAGTCTCAtgaggaaggaaggaaggtagTGCCACCCAACTGAACTCAAAGTCTTTTGCCTCCTAGGCCTTTCAAACTCTCACCGAGGGCTTTGATTTAGTTAAGTCACATTGTGGAAATGTTAATATGGACGATACAATGATGTTATCATGCTCTCCTACTTAAATACATATGAGGTAGGACAGCATGATGGAACTTGACGTACAATGGACCAACACGTGGTCATTTGTGGCAGCTTATATCCTTTAAAAAAGGCCAGAATACAAAACCAAAAAGGAGTCTCTAGCAAACTTTTCCTTTTCCTGATCTGGGACATTACATAAATATCATAGAAACTTGTTTGTGGGAGCCTTCAGGAAACATAAGGAGAGCATCAATGACTTCCAaaaatcttttcctttttggaTCAGATTTCCATCTTCAAAAGCAGCATAACTGGCTAAGTCGATCCATTAATTACTTTCCCCAGTGTGAGTGGAACTCCTTTCTTAGATATTGAACTTGAAAAATGGCAGGAATGCAAATGTCAAAAGTATGGCTAGGGGTGAACGCCAAATCATTTTCTCCATATGAGACCGTGAAGGTGATTGGAGAGGGAGTTCTCGAATAGAAAAAACTAGTACACATGTAGTCTAGTTCAGGACCAATCTATAAGCATCCGTAAAAAGTGCATGTCACATTAATAAATTTGAGGCAGCAAATGAGACAGACCAAGCTTTTCACCAGACGAAGCATCTGACTTAGTCAAATAATAGTGAAGATGCGAATATTTGTAGAAAAGTGATAGATGTTCCCCATAAGCTTACCAAAATAGGGTGTGTAAATCCAATTCTTTAGAAGTGCTTGGGacaaaatatcaattttggccCTGAAAAATTCACCAACAACTATAAATAGtgaggggaaaagaaaaaggttttcACCTTTTTTGTGTTGCTTTTGGGGGAACATAGCTGTGCTCTTACTATTGTATTAATTAAGGAAAGATAATCCCCACAAGCCAGCGAACCAACGAGCAATATGAGTTGCAATAGAAATATCAAACTGAAGGATCATCAGGGAAAAACTAAGGAGTAGACAAAAACAATATGTTTGCTATTCTATAGCATGATGATGCAACAATGGTTAGGAGACCCATCGCAGCTGGTGGATAGAAGCAGAAGAACAATACAATGCAGCCGATATGTATAATGCAATGGATACTGACCCTCTCAAAAATAATGTATAATGAAGCCAAAGGATGCCCTTCAGGTGCTCATAAGATGACAAACCAGCTGACatccaaaaacttcaatgcagcTGAGAGGCATAACCCTTCTCTGCTGCAAAAGCCACGTAATGTAAAAGGACACAAAGACTAGACAACCTATACTATTCAAAAGGTTCGATGACCAGGAGGACTTGCATAAAGGAACAAAGAGTCGGGCTACAGTACCTATAtgacaaaaagaaagaatagaaatgcgccaataatatccttttgAATTGGAAAGAGATGATGAGATCAGGAAATTTCTAAAGAAATCAGGAATTTGGTGATTACCCAACAGGTTTAGTGCTCTTAATTGGAAGTGCACCAAAATCAAAACTTTCATCAAGATCAGCTACTGTTGAGATAAAAAATTGCTTATTCCTCTGGAAGCTCCGGCTTTTCTCTTTGACTACAACCTCAACACCTAGATAGTCATATTTGTAACAAACTCAAACTAATGTGAACTTGCATAATTGGATGTCCCTATGTCAACATAGCATCATTGACACCCAAAATGAGCATGATCATCAACTAGGGATGTAAACATGCCCAAGCTCAAGCAACCATATCCTTCACTAGCTCATTTTCTAATTGAGCTGGGCTTAAGACCATTTATTTTTGAGCAAATGCAAGCTGTTCATGAGCAACTCATCTAAGAGATGTACAAAGAGCCTGAGGTCCCTTGAGGCTTTGAGCTAATTTCCAGAATTATATCTCAATGCACTCTTGTTTACATATGCTGTATTAGTCttccataaataaatataattatttttatcagtaattaataactaaaataatatcatattaccCATCtatccatttatttatttatattgggAGCTTAATGGAGCAAAGTTTGAGCAATCCAGACCTCACTCTAACTTGGCTTGTCTACTAATTTAAAGAGCCGATTCAAGCCAAATTTCAAGATAAACATGAATTGCACATGAACAGCTTGCTCATTTGACAGCGCCAAAATCAACCATATCAGACCCCAAACACGAATCGGAGCAAAAGCATTACTAATTCAAGTATACCATACTTCTTATGCAATTGGTGAAGTAAATGTGCTAAAATGTGGAACCACTTCAAAGCTAGAAACAACATCAGCAAGAAACCTGAGAGGGAAAAACCTTCTTACCTGCGAAAAGGGCAACATCCACCTACAGATGGATAAAATAGCAGGACCGTtataatatgtatgcaatttaacGTAACAAGGGCATAAAAGAGCAAAGCTATAACCCAATCAAAATCTAAAAGCAATTTATGATTACCTATTTTCTTCAACTTCACCCTTGGCTTAAAGTACCTCCCTGCTCCAAGTTACAAACATCTCTGCACCATATAACAACCATAACTACAGAACATTCTTACAGTACGAGATTGGACATAGTAATCTCCAAaataattcaaagaaaaaagaaaccgcGACGCGCCATCATCCCCAAAAATATCCCTACTGGAGCCCATTAAAAGACAAGCCATCATCCCCAAAAATCACAAAGGCAGAAATTGCCCAGTAAAGAACATACAAAAGTAGAAAAATCGCTGATTTATTTTATATGACAAAAAGGATACCAAATCAAATGGTTTTATCACTTTTTTTCctcaggaaaaaaaggaaagaaatcttGATTCCTGAGTCAAATTAAAGCTTACGAAATCTAACCCAAAGGGCATGGGATTCAATAGATCACATTGGAAAGAGAATCAGCGAACAGAACGATAAATAAATAAGTTTAGCCATCAAGCACCTCGCCAGCGGCCACCGgtaaaagaaggagaagaggtggAGCATCTCGAAGAGGTCGAACAATTAAAACAGGAATGCAGAAATTTCTACCAAGCGAtcgcgtctctctctctctctctctctctcagcggCATACTGGAAAGTGGAAAGTGAGAGGAAGGGCTGGGTTGGAAATTGCTTGGGGTTAGCGGTCGGGTCGCCCGGTCCGAACGGCGCGGGTGGACAGAATTGGACCGCGTCCAGCCCGACGAAGAGCCGTTCGGATTTGTTTCAGTTGGGAGGCATGCCCAGCCGGGTGCCATTTAAAGACAATTTAAGATTCGGTTTTAAGTTCTTAGTCTAAATTGATATTTTGGTTTCAAGAGTGCTTAAGTCACGATTCTTGACCGTTCATATATTGATTAACCTACCATGTAAACATGATAATGTCCAGACTTGTGCTCTTATGGCCATGACGGTGTCCATTTATAGTTTTTAGtagttattttttaataaattaaattgttatatattaaacttataaactaaaaaaaacatgtaaaagaaaaaaaatgcggTGAATCTGTGATAATTAACTTGCGGATTGTGAAATGTAGCTCTCCGTGATCAAACGGCcaaaaaatctgaaaaattcAGAGCCCGCTAACAGCGTTAGGTGCAAATCTAAGATACTTTATGATTCGTGCCACTTGATATACGTTCTTTTTCCTGATATATCGCTCGCTTCTTCCAACGTATCTTGGCGCTGCCTtatcctcctccctccctctttcgTTCCTCCGCTTGcacggaagagagagaaaagaggagaAAATGACCGCAACGTTGTCCTccgccctctctctcttctccccttGCTCTTCCACCTCCTCCGCGTCCCCCCTCCGCGTCCCTCCCCAAACCCTAAAATTCCCCTTCCAACCCCTCGTCAGCTTCCCCTCCCGCCGCGCCGCCTTCGTCGCACCCATCTCGGCCGCCGCCGTCTCCCCCAAGATCGAGGAGCTCGCCTCCCAGATTGAGAAGCTTACCCTCGAGGAGGCCCGCGGCCTCGTCGACTTCCTTCAGGAGCGCCTCGGCGTCTCCGCCGCCGCCTTCGCCCCCGCCGCCGTCGCCTCCTCCGGCGCCCCTGCCGACGCCTCCGCCGCCGCTGGTGGAGCCGCGGCCGTGGAGGAGAAGACCGAGTTCGACGTGGTGATCGAAGACGTTCCCAGCAACGCCCGGATTGCTACGATTAAAGTGATTCGGGGTCTGACGAATCTGGCGCTCAAGGAGGCCAAGGATTTGATCGAGGGGCTGCCGAAGAAGTTCAGGGAGGCTGTGACGAAGGAGGAGGCCGAGGAGGCGAAGAAGAAAATCGAGGAGGTCGGAGCGAAGGTCTCCATCGTCTGAGTTTACTCTGGATTGGGTGAGGAATGCAGAGAGAATGACAAGAAGCCATTGTCAAGGTTTTCGAAATCTGTTCTTTTTACTCTATAAGTTCAATTTTCTTGTTTGTAAAATCGTGCGGATAACCTATGCATTGTATTgtagttttacttatttattttccTTTCAATAGTTTCAGCATGAGATATTAATTTTGTTTCCACTCGAGTCATTGCTTCTGTTATGGTCTTGAAAGCTATGTGTTTATTATAGCGTCATTAGATTTGATAGTGATTGCTTCATCTTATTATTTGGGGTTACTGATTTAGTCCTTGCAATTTGTTTATGTAGTTAAGTTGGCTGTGAAAATTCATCAGAATGTTTATGTGGGGTTTTGTGATTTGTGACCAGTGTAGTTAATTTATGATTCTTGATGTTGTTGTTATTATTGTTTTGCTTTTGCATGTTTTTAGCTGATAAGAAATAAACTGGCTTTGTTATCAGACTTGTAGGAAGAATTGGAGGTCCTGGAGGATTGTAGTATCTTTCTGTTAATATATTTTGTTgttgttaattttttttctgataTGGTTACGTGGTTTTCTTCTGTCAGCTCTACCACTTGATAGTTTGCTACTAATTTTTTGAGAATTCTCATCCTTTCCATGGGCCAATACCATTGGTTGTTTACAGGAGTGCTTTGTATGTGATGTATAATGAGGATACATAAAGGAATAAGTTGGTATTAATTCATGGGAATGCTAAAAGATAAATAGTGGAATTAGCTTATATTAAGTTGTAATGGTAATAACTTAGGTAGGTAAtatctttggtaacctctagcTGCATTCCGGATAACAATAACCATTTGGGTTGGAATGAATTTTGTTAGGTAAGAGATTTACAGGTTATGATCAGAAAATAGAAATTCCTTCGATAGTGGATAATGTAATTTTTGTAATATTGATCTGCTTGTGAATGTATAGGTGCATGAATTCTCAAAACTGAATCTAGGTGTCCTTGTGCATTAAGTGGACTTGGAAAAAGCTTTTTATAATGTAAATGATGTTTGCTGTTGGTTTTTGGTTAGGAAACTGTTTTGGCTGGTCGCTTAGGGTTTTGTTTAGGATGCTGTTTTCGGCTGGTCGCTGAAttggttggatgaatgctttttCCTTTCCAATAATGGTTTGCCTAAGGGGCTCTTTTAAATCACTAAGTTGTGAGGGGGAAGGGGTTCCCAATTGTCCATTTCTACATTGTTTAAGAGGGGGAAGGGAAGGTGTGATCTCATAAGGGGCTTGAAGATTTGATTTGATATATCTTCGCTTTAGAAATGAAGCCATTCTCTTGTGAGGCTAACCTTAAGAAGTTGCTCATATCATTTCTTCCTTTGATGTTATTATTGCTGGTTTTGAGAGTTGACTTTAGTAATAGCTTTTGTTGAAATTGTATGTATGAATGCTTGATAGGCAAGTGGCATTGATTTGTTTGTCTCTAGCGTGGCTAAACATTACCTTTTAATGCATTTGGCTCATCCTGATGTGGGATGAGTTTGGGTACCATAgttaatcatcatcatcattaagTGTTCTTATAAGAGGTCGATTGTTTGGCTGGACAAAGTGTTTTCTCCAGTAGGAGTTACTATTGCATAATATGTGACAATATACTAATCTGTTATCTGTATGTGCTAAAGGCTTTCTTTTTAGTAAGGAGTAAGTTGAGTGTTGTTATGATATATAGGAAGGGCCTCCCTAACCTTCATAGATTTATTTGTTTAGTTGGGATATTATCTGTTAGTTGAATGTGTGAGAGGTCTGGGATTAACACCATGTTTAGGTAGTGATGTAGAAAGAAATTGGTGCCgaaatttctttttgtttgatgGAAAAAGAATATTCAAGGGAAAGAAGTAGAAGAGGAAGGGCCAAACTTTTCTTAAAGATGTCTAAACTATTTGTTGTTAAATTAAAGAAAGGCAAATGAACGATTCCCATACCATAGGCCACTTTATTTACACCTTATTCTGTAGCATTATTACTATCTTTCATCATCTTAGCGACCAAACAGAGCCTAAGTCCGGAAAATATGAATAAGGCTGCATATTATGGAGGCTGTAGAAGATGATTCAGGAAAATGGTTTTGAATATCTGTTATTGTTGAAGATGTGAACAAATGGTGGAGTACATTAGATCAAATTTAGGAATTGGAGTGATTTGGTGAGGGCAAGGGATTATATTGAACCAGTTTTCTTTATCATAGGTAGGGAGATTGAGATATATTTGGTCTTTACGTAATGGGAGATCACCTTTGTACTTGTGTCTCCCAAGCCCCTCAATAATTAGTGATTCTAATTTTATGGAAGTCCGGATCATCAGATGAGGGTGAGGTTGGGGGAGTGCTGAAAAAAATCTATCTTTTTGAAGAAACTTTTATGTTGTACTTAGTACCTTTTGACCGTGTTCGCATGAGTTTCTTGATTGTAACTGAGATTATATCTCTACCAAACAATGGAGGTGGGATACAAATGGGTTTTCTCATCATCTCTATGGTTTCTTCTCCTTTGGCGGCAAATAAGGCTTTTGGGAGGAGGATGCTTGGATGCAAAAGTTTCTTGAGCATTTTTTTGGATTTGGGACTCTCACTCCAATCCACAAACTGGTACATAACCCTGACACAGCCAACCCAATCATGAATGCGTGGGGCGTGGAACCAAAGTCAAACCCATTGAAACTTTTGGGTTAGGTTAGATTTTGAGGTTAACCTATGGTGGAGTCCAATGACTCTCctctaataaaattagaaataaaaaaatgaaaagataaaatcaGAGTAATCTGCTCAAAGTCTTGACAGAACTTTAGTGGAGGCcacttgaaaataaaaaaagagaaagtgaTATCCTATCTGTCAGGCATAAAGAGGGGTTTCCATTGGGAGCCGCGGGGCACGGCCAATAGAAAACAACCAAGTCAATCACCGCATGATTTTGGCGATGCATGATAGTATAACTAAAAACCATATCACATATGATCTGATCAGGacaaccccttttttttttttttttttttttttttagtacagcGGTTGCTCACCTTACTCTAGTATAGGTGCAGCCAGCAAAATTAAGGACTACAATCCGATGCAAATGCGAGGAGGTGCTCCTTGATGTAGCCAAAAAACCTCTCTGGAGTGCTGCATAGCATAGAAGCCATCCAGTTTGTAGTTATATTCGCCTCCTGATATACGTAC is a genomic window of Phoenix dactylifera cultivar Barhee BC4 chromosome 4, palm_55x_up_171113_PBpolish2nd_filt_p, whole genome shotgun sequence containing:
- the LOC103723370 gene encoding 50S ribosomal protein L12, chloroplastic-like, yielding MTATLSSALSLFSPCSSTSSASPLRVPPQTLKFPFQPLVSFPSRRAAFVAPISAAAVSPKIEELASQIEKLTLEEARGLVDFLQERLGVSAAAFAPAAVASSGAPADASAAAGGAAAVEEKTEFDVVIEDVPSNARIATIKVIRGLTNLALKEAKDLIEGLPKKFREAVTKEEAEEAKKKIEEVGAKVSIV